The following are encoded in a window of Pseudoalteromonas tetraodonis genomic DNA:
- a CDS encoding O-acetylhomoserine aminocarboxypropyltransferase/cysteine synthase family protein produces MKLESLALHHGYESEATTKSAAVPIYNTSSYTFDNTQHGADLFDLKVPGNIYTRIMNPTNAVLEQRIAAMEGGIGALAVASGMAAITYAIQCLCEVGTNIVSTSQVYGGTYNLFAHSLPRQGIEARMIKADDFDGFENAIDENTRAVFCESIGNPAGNIVDIARLAKIAHSKGVPLIVDNTVATPYLCRPFELGADIVVHSLTKYINGHGTAIGGMIVDSGKFDWKANATRFAMMNEPDPSYHNVVYTDAFAEAAFIGRCRVVPLRNTGAALAPKNASDILIGLETLGLRMDRHCENAQKIAEYLESHPKVLWVNYAGLKSSPYNEISQKITNGKASGILSFGIAGGLEAGTRFIDALNMILRLVNIGDAKSLACHPASTTHRQLNDEELANAGVSRDLIRLSVGIENIDDIIADVSQALDKA; encoded by the coding sequence ATGAAACTTGAGTCTTTAGCGTTGCACCATGGTTATGAATCTGAAGCCACCACAAAGTCGGCGGCGGTGCCGATTTATAACACCTCTTCGTACACCTTTGATAATACGCAGCATGGCGCTGATTTATTTGATTTAAAAGTGCCTGGTAATATTTATACCCGCATAATGAACCCAACCAATGCGGTGCTTGAGCAGCGTATTGCCGCGATGGAAGGCGGTATTGGTGCGCTGGCTGTGGCCTCGGGTATGGCGGCGATTACCTATGCGATTCAATGTTTATGTGAAGTGGGTACTAATATTGTAAGCACCAGCCAAGTGTATGGTGGTACTTATAACTTATTTGCCCACAGCTTGCCGCGCCAAGGTATAGAGGCGCGAATGATTAAAGCCGATGATTTTGACGGTTTTGAAAACGCCATTGATGAAAACACTCGTGCAGTTTTTTGCGAATCAATTGGTAACCCTGCTGGGAATATAGTTGATATCGCTCGCCTTGCGAAAATTGCCCACAGCAAAGGGGTGCCTTTAATTGTAGATAACACCGTGGCTACGCCGTATCTGTGTCGTCCATTTGAGTTAGGTGCCGATATTGTGGTGCACTCACTCACTAAATACATTAACGGCCATGGAACCGCTATTGGCGGCATGATTGTTGATTCGGGCAAGTTTGACTGGAAAGCCAATGCAACCCGTTTTGCGATGATGAATGAGCCTGATCCGTCGTACCATAATGTAGTGTATACCGATGCGTTTGCTGAAGCGGCATTTATTGGGCGTTGCCGCGTTGTACCACTTAGAAATACCGGTGCGGCGCTTGCGCCTAAAAACGCATCAGACATTTTAATTGGCCTTGAAACATTAGGGCTTAGAATGGATCGTCACTGTGAAAACGCGCAAAAAATTGCTGAATATTTAGAGAGCCATCCTAAGGTGCTTTGGGTTAATTATGCGGGATTAAAATCAAGCCCGTATAACGAAATAAGCCAAAAAATTACCAATGGTAAAGCGTCAGGTATTTTAAGTTTTGGTATTGCGGGTGGCTTAGAGGCTGGTACGCGGTTTATTGATGCCCTTAACATGATTTTACGCTTGGTAAATATTGGCGATGCTAAATCGCTGGCTTGCCACCCAGCATCTACCACGCATCGACAATTAAATGATGAAGAGCTGGCCAATGCTGGCGTTAGCCGCGATTTAATTCGTTTATCGGTGGGTATTGAAAACATTGACGATATTATTGCCGATGTAAGCCAAGCGCTCGATAAGGCCTAA
- a CDS encoding NADPH-dependent FMN reductase produces the protein MPIHEILIFLGSVRKSTPPKPARLGERVAKACERCLLEHYSEHEIEVIDPLDYDFDPVFKPHFAYSQAEVPKQLDDLAAKIKASDGFVMVSPEYNHSMSPALANLLNHFGSSLFGYKPSAIVTYSAGQWGGVRAAVGMRSFLSELGCLPVSAMIHVPKAQDVFIESGDANNAAEQTSWDSYFSRTFNQLIWWAEGASKQREALDPKRLSKDFKRDPSQRNAP, from the coding sequence GTGCCGATACATGAAATTTTAATTTTTCTCGGTTCGGTTAGAAAAAGTACCCCACCTAAGCCTGCGCGTTTAGGGGAGAGAGTAGCGAAAGCATGTGAGCGTTGTTTGCTTGAGCATTACTCTGAGCATGAAATAGAGGTTATTGATCCGCTCGATTACGATTTTGACCCTGTGTTTAAACCGCACTTTGCTTATTCGCAGGCTGAGGTACCTAAACAGCTTGATGACTTAGCGGCAAAAATTAAAGCCAGCGATGGCTTTGTTATGGTGAGCCCTGAATATAATCATTCGATGAGTCCGGCACTCGCTAATTTGCTAAACCACTTTGGTAGTTCTTTATTTGGCTATAAACCCAGCGCAATTGTTACCTATTCTGCAGGGCAGTGGGGCGGCGTGCGCGCTGCTGTTGGTATGCGCAGCTTTTTAAGTGAACTGGGCTGTTTGCCGGTATCAGCAATGATCCATGTACCAAAAGCGCAGGATGTGTTTATTGAAAGTGGTGACGCAAATAATGCGGCAGAGCAAACATCATGGGATAGCTATTTTTCGCGCACGTTTAACCAATTAATTTGGTGGGCAGAAGGTGCTAGCAAACAACGTGAAGCGTTAGACCCTAAGCGATTAAGTAAAGACTTTAAACGTGACCCATCACAACGTAATGCGCCTTAA
- a CDS encoding DUF1289 domain-containing protein: MRLTPSKQSTHLKTDCIGECYRMNGYCTGCGRTSDEIFDWIILTDEQKQAILASPREDAKKD, translated from the coding sequence ATGCGCCTAACACCCAGTAAACAATCCACTCATTTAAAAACAGACTGTATCGGTGAATGTTATAGAATGAATGGCTACTGTACTGGGTGCGGGCGCACAAGTGACGAAATATTCGACTGGATTATTTTAACCGATGAGCAAAAGCAAGCTATATTGGCCTCCCCTCGTGAAGATGCAAAAAAAGACTAG
- the hisIE gene encoding bifunctional phosphoribosyl-AMP cyclohydrolase/phosphoribosyl-ATP diphosphatase HisIE translates to MLVTQENLTQVDFAKSEMIPAIVQDARSGVILMQGFMNSEALAVTLESNKVTFYSRSKSRLWTKGESSENYLNVVSVHTDCDYDSILVLANPEGPTCHLGTQSCFGDAAKPSLSFLAQLEDVIVARKNDDPAKSYTASLFAEDLSRSCQKVGEEGVEVALAAMKHDNNELTNESADLLYHLIVLLQRQGLELTDAVACLQGRHK, encoded by the coding sequence ATGCTAGTAACGCAAGAAAACCTAACTCAAGTTGATTTCGCAAAAAGCGAGATGATCCCTGCGATTGTTCAAGATGCACGCTCTGGCGTTATTTTAATGCAAGGTTTTATGAATAGCGAAGCGCTTGCTGTCACGCTTGAAAGTAATAAGGTTACTTTTTATTCGCGTTCTAAATCGCGTTTATGGACCAAAGGCGAGTCATCAGAAAACTACTTAAACGTGGTCTCTGTGCATACAGATTGCGACTACGATTCAATTTTAGTATTGGCAAACCCAGAAGGGCCAACGTGCCATTTAGGCACGCAAAGCTGTTTTGGCGATGCTGCAAAACCAAGCTTAAGCTTTTTAGCGCAACTTGAAGATGTGATTGTTGCACGTAAAAACGACGATCCAGCTAAAAGCTACACCGCGTCCTTATTTGCTGAAGACTTAAGCCGCAGCTGCCAAAAAGTAGGTGAAGAAGGCGTTGAAGTGGCGCTTGCGGCAATGAAACACGACAACAATGAGCTTACTAACGAATCGGCTGACTTGTTGTATCACTTAATTGTGTTACTACAGCGTCAAGGCTTAGAGCTCACCGATGCAGTTGCTTGCCTACAAGGGCGTCATAAGTAA
- the hisF gene encoding imidazole glycerol phosphate synthase subunit HisF has translation MLSKRIIPCLDVKDGQVVKGVKFKGHEVVGDVLTLAKAYSEAGADELVFYEISASVEKRLLDVNWVENIARHIDIPFCVAGGIKSVADAARVLERGADKISINSPAIARPELIKELHDEFGKQCVVVGIDSFYDEKTGEYLVYQLTGDPNASSRTRYKTQEWVQRVQDLGAGEIVLNCMNQDGVRNGYDNEQLSKIRELCDIPLIASGGAGTMQDFVDVFKQSKVDGALAASVFHKNVINIGELKQFLIDNQVAARLC, from the coding sequence ATGTTATCAAAACGCATAATTCCTTGTTTAGACGTAAAAGACGGCCAAGTCGTTAAAGGCGTTAAATTTAAGGGCCATGAGGTAGTCGGCGATGTTTTAACACTTGCTAAAGCCTACAGTGAAGCCGGTGCCGACGAACTGGTATTTTACGAGATCAGTGCAAGCGTTGAAAAACGATTACTCGATGTAAATTGGGTAGAAAATATTGCCCGCCATATCGACATTCCATTTTGTGTAGCGGGTGGCATTAAATCGGTAGCCGATGCAGCGCGCGTACTTGAACGCGGCGCTGACAAAATCAGTATTAATAGCCCTGCCATTGCCCGTCCTGAGCTTATAAAAGAGTTACACGATGAGTTTGGCAAGCAGTGTGTGGTTGTCGGTATTGATAGCTTTTACGATGAAAAAACCGGTGAATACTTAGTGTATCAGCTTACAGGCGATCCTAATGCCTCAAGCCGTACTCGTTATAAAACTCAAGAGTGGGTTCAGCGGGTACAAGACTTAGGTGCTGGCGAAATCGTTTTAAATTGTATGAACCAAGATGGTGTTCGCAACGGTTACGACAATGAGCAGCTGAGTAAAATACGCGAGCTATGCGACATTCCTTTAATCGCCTCAGGGGGTGCAGGCACAATGCAAGATTTTGTTGATGTATTTAAACAAAGCAAAGTAGATGGTGCACTCGCAGCCAGCGTTTTTCATAAAAACGTGATTAACATTGGCGAACTAAAACAATTTTTAATAGATAACCAAGTGGCAGCCAGATTATGCTAG
- a CDS encoding GGDEF domain-containing protein — MPLQRLLILFISLALSEAIIMMLLASFVTKYTGIWFSVILDVSLISFIAIITIHYLFNDSDFVKNQQSRTEFLTFKIAMIVFTIEALVMFAFNFDEFVLQQWQVIAIDSLILSSLSVPIIYFSIIKPAFLPLQEQNSQKLNTTIFTSLLTYFCSAIILYIALYMFYENQIQTRIGSVIQKEKNELKQAKYSFLQQLNHASRDLLILKNNHHFKEQRFFSNENKTLLEQDYFNFITIKNYYTQIRILSLKGQELIRVQRENNSTVIVPPDKLQDKSDRYYYKRGIKLSPDDIFISPLDLNIENGQIERPLKPMIRLGSVLVDKNNEKIGLLIINLGGVHLLSQLENISKSSLGDIMLFNEESYWLFGDVQKQWAFMFANKPQQRFQDIHPDIWQAMETKTNGIIEKDNNIYIFEHMTLLDQVPTLDNPRNSNGKWPKWKLVNKVPLSLIENEFSSLKKLIVLLYLGVMLLMIFVIYTFANHTIARREYEAKVESYAFVDSLTGLYNRRIFLDKLDKELNKAQFNESPLVLMYLDLDYFKPINDELGHGAGDEALKEVATRIKSCLRKHDIIARIGGDEFAAILPQLNDKDVISEIAQRIITNISKPFILFDQKRTLGISIGITITNGQAHTSLEVKTHADQALYEAKNSGRNCYRFSKETR; from the coding sequence ATGCCATTACAACGCTTACTTATTCTATTTATATCACTGGCGTTAAGTGAAGCCATTATTATGATGTTATTGGCATCATTTGTTACGAAATATACAGGCATCTGGTTTTCTGTAATATTAGATGTCAGCCTTATCTCATTCATTGCTATTATTACTATTCACTACTTATTTAATGATAGTGACTTTGTAAAAAACCAACAATCGAGAACCGAATTCCTAACATTTAAAATAGCTATGATCGTTTTTACGATTGAGGCTTTAGTTATGTTTGCCTTTAATTTTGACGAATTTGTTTTACAGCAATGGCAAGTCATAGCAATTGATAGCTTAATACTCAGTAGTCTGAGTGTGCCTATAATTTACTTTTCCATTATTAAACCTGCCTTCTTGCCCTTACAAGAGCAAAATTCGCAAAAGCTAAACACAACCATATTTACTAGCCTACTGACCTATTTTTGCTCTGCAATTATTTTATATATTGCCTTGTATATGTTTTACGAAAACCAAATACAAACGCGTATAGGTTCTGTTATTCAAAAAGAGAAAAATGAGTTAAAACAAGCTAAATATTCGTTTTTACAACAACTTAATCATGCATCTCGTGATCTGTTAATTCTTAAAAATAATCACCACTTTAAGGAACAGCGTTTTTTTAGTAATGAAAACAAAACACTATTAGAACAGGACTATTTTAATTTTATCACCATAAAAAATTATTACACCCAAATAAGAATTCTTAGCTTAAAAGGCCAAGAGTTAATAAGGGTGCAAAGAGAAAATAACAGTACCGTTATCGTACCTCCAGACAAGCTTCAAGATAAAAGCGATCGATACTACTATAAACGCGGGATAAAGCTCAGCCCTGATGATATTTTTATATCTCCATTAGATTTAAATATTGAAAATGGTCAAATTGAAAGGCCATTAAAACCAATGATCCGTTTAGGCTCAGTGCTAGTTGACAAAAACAATGAAAAGATTGGCTTACTTATAATAAATCTCGGAGGTGTGCATTTACTTAGTCAATTAGAAAATATTTCTAAAAGCTCACTAGGTGACATTATGCTCTTTAATGAAGAAAGTTACTGGTTATTTGGTGATGTACAAAAACAATGGGCTTTTATGTTTGCCAATAAACCCCAGCAACGTTTTCAAGATATCCATCCAGATATATGGCAAGCGATGGAAACTAAAACAAATGGGATCATTGAAAAGGATAACAACATTTATATTTTTGAACACATGACCTTACTAGATCAAGTACCAACACTTGATAATCCGAGAAATAGCAACGGGAAATGGCCCAAATGGAAGTTAGTAAATAAGGTCCCTCTATCACTGATTGAAAACGAATTTAGTAGTTTAAAAAAATTGATTGTTTTGCTCTATCTAGGTGTAATGTTATTAATGATATTTGTTATTTACACCTTTGCTAATCACACTATCGCCAGACGAGAATACGAGGCCAAAGTAGAAAGTTATGCGTTTGTAGATAGCTTAACAGGACTTTATAACCGTAGGATATTTTTAGATAAGCTTGATAAAGAACTAAATAAAGCCCAGTTCAATGAGTCACCATTAGTCCTCATGTATTTAGATTTAGATTACTTCAAGCCAATAAATGATGAGTTAGGCCATGGTGCAGGCGATGAAGCACTTAAAGAAGTTGCAACGCGCATAAAAAGCTGTTTACGTAAGCACGATATTATTGCTCGAATAGGTGGAGATGAATTTGCAGCAATTTTGCCACAGTTAAATGATAAAGACGTGATCTCTGAGATAGCACAAAGAATCATTACAAATATTAGCAAACCATTTATTTTATTTGACCAAAAACGCACGCTCGGAATAAGTATAGGAATTACCATCACAAACGGACAAGCTCATACTAGCTTAGAAGTAAAAACACACGCAGACCAAGCACTTTACGAGGCTAAAAATTCCGGTCGAAACTGCTATCGGTTTTCTAAAGAAACACGCTAA
- a CDS encoding efflux RND transporter permease subunit has protein sequence MDLAKWTINNKLISTILIILTLGFGFSSYKNMARFEDPEFIIRTAQVFVSYSGASPLEVAKEVTEPLERAIQELQEVDTISSTSSTGLSEIKVEIKSEFSPTKSELQVIWTKLRNKINDTRPTLPPGTGTPQVYDDFGDVYGLSYLITAEGYSPDELHAYAKTLQSDILQVDGVAKVAMTGVQQEGIFVEIAREELASLGVSINNIYGILDEQNAVLSAGNTQIGDQRIFIDPTGELNSVDTIKNLLVSASAKGKTIYLKDIANVYRGFQSPATKLVRYNSKPAISLGVASVLGANVVKVFDRVDDKVKQTENLRPLGISVHEFYHQGKVVQDSVDNFVVNVLVALVIVMVTLLLFMGLRSGIIIGAVLLLTIFATLATMDFSGIPMHRISLGALIIALGMMVDNAIVVTEGILVGTQQGRKKLDIASEVVKQTKWPLLGGTLVGIVAFAPIGLAPGDTAEFTGHLFWVILISLLYSWLFAITLTPLFCYCLFKEQDNDTSGSAKPNKLMALYQSVVVSALHHRWLSIAIVVATFSVSMWGFQFVKSGFFPASTTPQMVVDFWLPQGTDIEKTKKDMLKLEEFVKQQNGVEGIQTLIGGGGLRYMLIYGSESPNSSYGQILAKVDDYKKLDQLLPTVQNYIDDNFVDAQGKVWRFVMGPGGGSKIEATFKGPDPSVLRELAAKAKAILIDDGGALSIKDTWRQRISVIEPQYSAINAQRAGVTRKAVAEALQQNFSGQVVGQYREGEELIPIIVRAPQKERVDINDIGNIQVQSNITGETLPLAQVTNGFKTVWRDGILKREDREWTIKAQADPLPGELASELFNRVKPKIEAIELPQGYRLEWDGEYGQSKESNEMLASTIPLGFLAMVLIVIVLFNALKQPIIIWLVVPLALIGVVFGLVTTQIPLEFMGILGLLSLSGLLIKNAIVLVDQMDMEIRQGKPRYEAIIDSANSRVRPVMMGTLTTVLGVIPLYFDAFFQSMSVVLVFGLLFATLLTLIVIPVLYAIFMNVKTDEHIHS, from the coding sequence ATGGATTTAGCAAAATGGACAATCAATAATAAATTAATTAGCACCATACTCATAATTTTAACTCTAGGGTTTGGTTTTTCATCCTATAAAAATATGGCGCGGTTTGAAGACCCCGAATTTATAATTCGCACCGCGCAAGTGTTTGTCTCGTACTCAGGTGCAAGCCCGCTAGAAGTAGCAAAAGAGGTAACTGAGCCGCTTGAACGTGCAATTCAAGAACTACAAGAAGTTGATACTATATCGTCCACCTCATCTACAGGTTTATCTGAAATTAAAGTAGAGATTAAATCAGAGTTTTCTCCGACTAAATCTGAGTTGCAAGTTATTTGGACTAAGCTCAGAAACAAAATAAATGACACACGTCCAACATTACCGCCAGGTACTGGCACGCCTCAAGTTTATGACGATTTTGGTGATGTGTATGGCTTGAGCTATTTAATAACCGCCGAAGGATACTCACCCGACGAGTTACATGCCTATGCTAAAACGCTACAAAGTGACATTTTACAAGTAGACGGTGTAGCGAAAGTTGCCATGACGGGCGTACAACAAGAGGGAATATTTGTAGAAATTGCTCGAGAAGAGTTAGCCTCTTTAGGTGTATCTATCAATAACATTTACGGTATTTTGGATGAACAAAACGCCGTATTGAGTGCAGGTAATACCCAAATTGGCGATCAACGTATTTTTATTGATCCCACCGGCGAATTAAACTCCGTTGATACCATTAAAAACCTACTGGTAAGTGCCAGCGCTAAAGGTAAAACAATTTACCTAAAAGATATTGCCAATGTATACCGCGGTTTTCAAAGCCCAGCAACCAAGTTAGTGCGCTACAACTCTAAGCCTGCCATATCCCTGGGGGTTGCCAGTGTATTAGGCGCTAATGTGGTAAAAGTGTTTGACCGCGTTGATGATAAAGTAAAGCAAACTGAAAACCTCAGACCGCTTGGCATCAGCGTGCATGAGTTTTACCACCAAGGAAAAGTGGTACAAGACTCAGTCGATAACTTTGTGGTTAATGTATTAGTCGCGCTGGTGATTGTCATGGTCACGCTACTGCTATTTATGGGGTTGCGCTCTGGGATTATTATTGGCGCCGTATTACTGCTAACTATTTTTGCGACACTTGCTACCATGGACTTTAGCGGTATACCCATGCACCGTATTTCCTTAGGTGCGCTTATTATTGCCCTCGGTATGATGGTTGATAATGCGATTGTGGTGACAGAAGGAATTTTGGTAGGCACACAACAAGGGCGTAAAAAGTTAGACATTGCCAGTGAAGTTGTAAAACAAACTAAATGGCCACTACTTGGCGGTACATTAGTCGGCATTGTTGCCTTTGCACCTATTGGCCTCGCACCGGGCGATACCGCTGAATTTACCGGCCATTTATTTTGGGTTATTTTAATCTCCTTATTATACAGCTGGTTATTTGCCATTACCCTAACTCCCTTATTTTGCTATTGCTTGTTTAAAGAGCAAGATAACGACACCTCAGGCTCAGCAAAACCAAATAAACTCATGGCTCTTTATCAATCGGTAGTGGTGTCAGCACTGCATCACCGCTGGCTTAGTATTGCCATTGTGGTTGCCACTTTTAGTGTGTCTATGTGGGGATTTCAATTTGTAAAATCAGGTTTTTTCCCAGCTTCTACCACACCGCAAATGGTGGTTGATTTTTGGCTACCGCAAGGTACCGATATTGAAAAAACCAAAAAAGATATGCTCAAGTTAGAGGAATTTGTAAAGCAACAAAATGGCGTTGAAGGCATACAAACGCTTATTGGCGGCGGCGGGCTTCGCTACATGCTTATTTATGGTAGTGAGTCACCAAACAGTTCTTACGGGCAAATTTTAGCTAAAGTCGATGACTACAAAAAGCTAGATCAACTTTTACCTACCGTACAAAATTACATTGACGATAACTTTGTCGATGCTCAAGGCAAAGTATGGCGCTTTGTAATGGGCCCAGGTGGTGGCTCTAAAATAGAAGCCACATTTAAAGGCCCCGATCCGAGTGTATTAAGAGAGCTGGCAGCAAAAGCAAAAGCCATATTAATTGATGATGGCGGTGCGTTATCAATTAAAGACACCTGGCGACAACGCATTAGTGTTATTGAGCCACAGTACTCAGCCATTAATGCACAGCGCGCAGGTGTAACGCGCAAAGCTGTTGCTGAAGCACTGCAACAAAACTTTTCAGGGCAAGTGGTTGGGCAGTATCGTGAAGGCGAAGAGCTCATTCCTATTATCGTCAGAGCGCCACAAAAAGAACGCGTAGACATAAACGACATTGGTAACATTCAAGTGCAAAGCAATATCACCGGTGAAACACTGCCTCTTGCTCAAGTCACCAATGGCTTTAAAACCGTATGGCGCGACGGCATATTAAAACGTGAAGACCGTGAATGGACCATAAAAGCCCAAGCCGATCCACTGCCAGGGGAGCTTGCTTCTGAGTTATTTAATAGAGTAAAACCAAAAATAGAAGCCATTGAACTACCACAAGGCTACCGCCTAGAATGGGATGGCGAATATGGTCAATCGAAAGAGTCTAACGAAATGCTGGCCTCAACTATTCCACTGGGTTTTTTAGCCATGGTACTCATTGTTATTGTGTTATTTAACGCATTAAAACAACCTATTATTATTTGGCTTGTGGTGCCATTAGCCTTAATTGGTGTTGTTTTTGGGCTGGTTACTACACAAATCCCATTAGAGTTTATGGGTATATTAGGATTACTGTCGCTCTCTGGTTTATTGATTAAAAATGCCATTGTATTAGTGGATCAGATGGATATGGAAATACGCCAAGGAAAACCACGCTATGAGGCCATTATCGATTCGGCAAATAGTCGGGTAAGACCAGTAATGATGGGCACACTCACCACCGTACTAGGGGTAATACCACTATACTTTGATGCGTTTTTCCAATCGATGTCAGTGGTACTGGTGTTTGGGTTACTGTTTGCCACCCTACTGACTTTAATTGTGATCCCCGTACTCTACGCGATATTTATGAACGTAAAAACAGATGAACATATACATAGTTAA
- a CDS encoding efflux RND transporter periplasmic adaptor subunit, translating to MIKTPCFTKFNLISITFLLLLAGCSENEVTTQKQNEPRAVKLITIGDESQSKTLTYPATIDTINSSKLAFQVSGKLETLNVIAAQNVKKGDVIAVLEQRNFINEVKSSKIQFETADNDYQRGLKLAKDGVISQRDIEQLKSKKEVAESQYDSAQKALSDSKIIAPYDAIVAEVPVKQLENISAGQHVVTLFGKGEMEAVVNIPASIVATVDSKQNNVASVILQDVSTPPIPATFRRANLEADSASQTYEVRFAFAVPNNLNVLPGMNASLKITRESSSNTTRLLVPTFAIFEQNGEHFVWTVDAQTMQASKTPVTIENGIGEQLIVTDGLSAGDVIVGAGANYVTEGMKVRPWTKA from the coding sequence ATGATCAAAACACCATGTTTTACTAAATTTAATTTAATTAGTATTACGTTTTTGCTTTTATTAGCCGGTTGCTCAGAAAACGAAGTCACTACACAAAAACAAAACGAACCACGTGCGGTTAAACTAATAACCATAGGTGATGAGTCGCAATCAAAAACGCTCACCTACCCCGCCACTATCGACACTATAAATAGCTCAAAGCTTGCTTTTCAAGTTAGCGGAAAGCTAGAAACGCTTAATGTTATTGCCGCACAAAATGTAAAAAAAGGCGATGTAATAGCCGTATTGGAACAACGAAACTTTATTAATGAGGTTAAGTCGAGCAAAATTCAGTTTGAAACCGCCGACAATGATTATCAACGTGGTTTAAAGCTCGCTAAAGATGGGGTTATTTCGCAACGAGATATAGAGCAACTAAAATCTAAAAAAGAAGTAGCCGAATCACAGTATGACTCAGCGCAAAAAGCACTATCCGACAGTAAAATTATAGCGCCTTACGATGCCATTGTTGCTGAGGTGCCAGTAAAGCAGCTTGAGAACATAAGCGCGGGTCAACATGTTGTTACTTTATTTGGTAAAGGCGAAATGGAAGCGGTGGTAAATATTCCCGCTTCAATTGTGGCCACGGTTGACTCTAAGCAAAACAATGTAGCGTCAGTTATTTTACAAGATGTATCGACTCCCCCCATTCCAGCAACATTTAGACGTGCCAATTTAGAAGCTGACTCTGCGAGTCAAACTTATGAAGTCCGATTTGCATTTGCTGTACCAAATAACCTTAATGTATTGCCTGGCATGAATGCCAGTCTAAAAATAACCCGTGAAAGCAGCTCAAATACAACTCGTTTATTAGTGCCAACCTTTGCTATTTTTGAACAAAATGGTGAACACTTTGTATGGACAGTTGACGCTCAAACTATGCAAGCTTCTAAAACTCCCGTTACTATTGAAAATGGCATTGGAGAACAACTCATCGTCACTGACGGTTTAAGTGCTGGCGATGTAATTGTTGGTGCAGGTGCAAACTATGTAACTGAGGGTATGAAAGTACGTCCTTGGACTAAAGCATAG
- a CDS encoding catalase family peroxidase encodes MSKKITLIAIITLFALTILYFTGAFNSDAVTAQRFVNLQQGDQAHAGFRRAHAKGICLAGSFESTGELAKYSQAKVFDLGATPFVGRFSIAGNNPTAPDLKAPVRSLAFSITTDDNQEWRVAMNTPPVMAVATPDAFFKQLQALSPDPVTKKRSPEKIKAFFAAHPESAAFNNWKASYKPTSSFATEQYHSINAFYLVDENNKKHAVRWIAKPQLSDENIQPLNNDSADALQLQLKDQVAQAPVKFDMLFSFATEEDDENNPTVLWPQSRKTINAGTLVISRLQAQEGGVCADMNFDPLVLPTGIEPSADPILRARGAAYAESFRRRAKEVLLNN; translated from the coding sequence ATGAGTAAAAAAATCACCTTAATTGCAATAATCACTTTATTTGCACTGACGATTTTATATTTTACCGGCGCTTTTAACAGCGATGCGGTTACTGCGCAGCGTTTTGTTAATTTACAACAAGGTGATCAAGCCCATGCGGGTTTTCGTCGAGCCCATGCAAAAGGTATTTGTTTAGCGGGGTCGTTTGAGTCTACCGGTGAGCTTGCTAAATATTCGCAAGCAAAGGTATTTGATTTAGGGGCCACTCCTTTTGTTGGCCGTTTTTCTATTGCGGGCAATAACCCAACCGCGCCTGATTTAAAAGCACCGGTGCGCAGTTTAGCGTTTTCTATAACTACCGATGATAACCAAGAATGGCGCGTAGCAATGAACACGCCTCCAGTTATGGCTGTAGCGACGCCAGATGCGTTCTTTAAACAGTTACAAGCGCTATCCCCTGATCCGGTAACTAAAAAACGCAGTCCTGAAAAAATTAAAGCCTTTTTTGCCGCACACCCTGAAAGTGCCGCATTTAATAACTGGAAAGCAAGTTATAAACCAACCAGCAGTTTTGCCACTGAGCAATACCACAGTATTAATGCCTTTTATTTGGTTGATGAAAATAATAAAAAGCACGCCGTACGTTGGATAGCTAAACCACAATTAAGTGATGAAAACATTCAACCACTTAATAATGATTCAGCCGATGCATTGCAGCTACAACTTAAAGATCAAGTTGCTCAAGCCCCCGTTAAATTCGACATGCTGTTTAGCTTTGCAACCGAAGAGGATGATGAAAATAACCCAACTGTTTTATGGCCTCAATCACGTAAAACCATAAATGCCGGTACGTTAGTTATCTCAAGGCTTCAGGCGCAAGAAGGAGGCGTGTGTGCTGATATGAACTTTGATCCCTTGGTACTTCCTACAGGGATAGAGCCAAGCGCCGATCCTATATTACGTGCCCGTGGCGCGGCTTATGCTGAGTCATTTCGTCGTCGTGCTAAAGAAGTACTTTTAAATAATTAA